The DNA window GGAGCTGGGGCGACGAGGGGAACAGTTTGCTCTCGAATACCTGAAGCATCGTGCCGGATACCGCATCGTGGCCACCAATGTCCAGATTCCCATCGGGCGGACGCGCCGGGGGACACCGATTGTCGGCGAGATTGACATCGTGGGCTATGATGGAGATGTGCTCGCTTTTGTCGAAGTCAAAGCGCGAACGGCGACCGACATCGCACGACCGGAAGCAGCCGTTGATCGGCGAAAGCAACGGACTCTGGCGCGAACCGCTCGCGCCTATCGCCGAGTGTTGCGACTGGAAGCAGTCTCCTATCGGTTCGACACCGTTGCCGTCGTCTTCGGTGAGGGATCTTCTCCTGACATCACCCTCACGAAAGGGTCGTTTGGCGACGTGACAGGGGGATCGCTTCACCCGGCTCCGTTCTACGAGGAGTAGCCTTTGTCACTCCCCGGGCGAGTATGGTAAAGTCATCGGCTCCTGTGGGCGACGGAGGTTTGGGGAGACATCGAGGATGACGGTTCCAACTGAAGTCAGCGTGCGACAGCAGGCTGAACGCACAGCCGATGAATTGTTTTCCCTCATCAAGGAGGATCTGGCGGAGGTGGAGCGGGAATTCACCCGCCATGTCAGCTCCCACGTTCAGATCGTGGCCGAGATCGGCCGGTATCTCCAGGATGGCGGGGGCAAGCGCGTTCGCCCGGCGCTGTTGCTTCTGGCGTCCAAACTCTGGGGGCAACCGACCACGGCCCACATCATTCGCATGGCCGTTGTGGTGGAATTCATTCACACGGCGACACTCGTTCACGACGACATTATTGACGGTGCGGACACACGACGCGGTCGCCCCTCGGTCAACGCCCGCTGGGGGAATCAAATCACCGTCCTCATGGGCGACTGGCTCTACATGATGGCTTTTGAGCTGGCGCTCGGAGAACGCAACTTTCGAATCCTCGACATCCTGACGCGCCTCACGCGCGAGATGACCGAGGGAGAACTGATTCAACTCACCCACATCGGCAATGTGCGCATCACCCGCCCGGAGTATTTCGACATCGTGCGCCGGAAGACGGCATATCTCTTCAGCGCCTGTACGGAGATCGGAGGGCTCCTGGGGGGCGCGAGCGAAGCCGAGCAGCAGCGGCTGCGGAATTACGGGCTCAACCTGGGCATCGCCTTTCAGGTGATTGACGATATCCTCGATTTCACCTCCACCGATCATGTCCTCGGCAAGCCGGCGGGAAACGATTTGCGCGAGGGGAAGGTCACGCTTCCCTTGATCTACCTGGTAGAGATGGGCGACACGCGCACCATCGAGATGATCGAATCGGTCATTGCCGACGGGGATTATTGCCGGGTGACGCGAGCCGATCTGGTCAGTATCCTCGAATCGCGCGGCGCGATTGAGCGGGCACGAGCCGAAGCCCGCGAGTATGCTCAGCGAGCCTGTGAGTGTCTGGACGGATTAGCGGCGTCCCCGTACCGGGATGTCCTCTACTCGCTCGCCCGATTTATTGTGGAGCGTCGGAACTGATGACGGAGCCTCGCGGGTGCTGGGGACGGTCTTCGTGCTTCGGGGGGAATCATGCATGAAGGATGGCTCACGGCAGGTTCCCTGGAGAGCATGGCGAGCCAGCCTCTCCGAAGCCCGTTTCGTTGAGCGTGTCAGGGACTGGGCTCGCCTCTCGGAGGACGAGCGAACCATCGGCGCTCGATTTCATGAAGCCACCTGCAGTTTTCTCGTCCTGGCTGGAGATTTTTACGCCGAGGCCCGCGGATGCGTCCTCGCGGAAGCGAATCTCCCACCGGCTATTCTCCAGGAACCTCGCTTGCAGCGACAGCTCTGGGGATTCTTTCTCGCGTCGAAAGCGACGCTGGACGCGCTGGCGCGAGAGATCAATCTCGTTTACTGGGCCCTCGATCCGCTCAAGCGGTTTTTCAACCCTCTTGACCGACAACGGTGGGTGACGTTTTACACCGTACGGGAGAGGGTGATGCTCCACGCCGGCGAGGACGATCCGCTCCTCCCTCTGCTCGTGGAGCGAACGCGCTCGCCGGCGGGGGATCGCCCCTATCGGGATTTGAGTCACTTCGCCACTGCCTGTCTCTTCCACCCGC is part of the Blastocatellia bacterium genome and encodes:
- a CDS encoding YraN family protein, with protein sequence MYHQTGMNDRERDKRAAVELGRRGEQFALEYLKHRAGYRIVATNVQIPIGRTRRGTPIVGEIDIVGYDGDVLAFVEVKARTATDIARPEAAVDRRKQRTLARTARAYRRVLRLEAVSYRFDTVAVVFGEGSSPDITLTKGSFGDVTGGSLHPAPFYEE
- a CDS encoding polyprenyl synthetase family protein, coding for MTVPTEVSVRQQAERTADELFSLIKEDLAEVEREFTRHVSSHVQIVAEIGRYLQDGGGKRVRPALLLLASKLWGQPTTAHIIRMAVVVEFIHTATLVHDDIIDGADTRRGRPSVNARWGNQITVLMGDWLYMMAFELALGERNFRILDILTRLTREMTEGELIQLTHIGNVRITRPEYFDIVRRKTAYLFSACTEIGGLLGGASEAEQQRLRNYGLNLGIAFQVIDDILDFTSTDHVLGKPAGNDLREGKVTLPLIYLVEMGDTRTIEMIESVIADGDYCRVTRADLVSILESRGAIERARAEAREYAQRACECLDGLAASPYRDVLYSLARFIVERRN